A region from the Malus domestica chromosome 07, GDT2T_hap1 genome encodes:
- the LOC103406941 gene encoding endoglucanase 8-like isoform X2, translated as MDLVGGYYDAGDNVKFNFPMAFTTTMLSWSVLEFGQSMGSELPFALEAIRWGTDYLLKSTKVPDSVVGVVGDPNSDHTCWERPEDMDTPRTSYVVTKEKPGSEVSAEIAAALAASSMVFKDSDRFYSALLLNRSIQVFEFADRYRGSYNDSIGEGACPFYCDFSGYMDELLWGAAWLYKVTKAPYYWDYVLANIHYLESTVIRKVNGGPYLTGSVTEFGWDSKHSGINILVSQWAMTDPTISSPFIPKADELVCSILPESPAPKSVTFSPGGLLFKPGGSNLQHSTSLSFLLLVYAGYMKAANKVMNCGNNVIITPDRLVNFTKGQVDYILGSNPLEMSYMVGFGQKFPQKIHHRGSVIPSMDKHPQHMECHEGDLYFKSADPNPNLLIGAVVGGPAENDTFQDSRYNVPQSEPTTYINAPFVGVLAYFKV; from the exons ATGGATCTTGTAGGAGGTTACTATGATGCCGGTGACAATGTGAAGTTCAACTTTCCCATGGCATTCACTACAACAATGTTGTCGTGGAGCGTTCTAGAGTTTGGACAATCAATGGGCTCGGAGCTTCCATTTGCTTTGGAAGCTATAAGATGGGGGACAGATTATTTGCTTAAATCCACAAAGGTACCTGATTCTGTTGTTGGCGTTGTTGGTGACCCCAATAGCGACCACACTTGTTGGGAAAGACCTGAAGACATGGACACCCCTCGAACCTCTTATGTAGTAACTAAAGAAAAGCCAGGCTCAGAGGTTTCAGCTGAGATTGCAGCTGCACTCGCAGCTTCTTCCATGGTGTTTAAAGATTCGGACAGATTCTACTCGGCTTTGCTTCTTAACCGGTCTATTCAG GTGTTTGAATTCGCGGATAGGTATAGGGGGTCTTACAATGACAGTATTGGTGAAGGAGCATGCCCATTTTACTGCGACTTCAGTGGCTACATG GATGAACTGCTCTGGGGAGCTGCGTGGCTATACAAGGTAACCAAGGCACCATATTACTGGGACTATGTCCTAGCTAACATACACTACTTGGAGTCCACTGTAATAAGAAAGGTTAATGGCGGTCCGTACTTAACTGGTTCTGTCACTGAATTTGGATGGGATTCAAAACATTCTGGCATCAACATACTTGTTTCTCAG TGGGCCATGACTGATCCCACCATTTCTAGTCCCTTTATTCCCAAGGCGGACGAGTTAGTATGCTCTATATTGCCTGAATCACCTGCTCCAAAATCAGTCACATTTTCACCAG gtGGGCTATTGTTCAAACCTGGAGGAAGTAACCTGCAACATTCAACATCCTTATCATTTCTTCTTTTAGTTTATGCTGGCTACATGAAAGCTGCCAACAAAGTTATGAACTGTGGCAACAATGTTATTATCACTCCAGATAGGCTGGTGAATTTCACCAAAGGACAG GTTGATTATATACTAGGAAGCAACCCATTGGAGATGTCATACATGGTTGGATTTGGGCAAAAGTTCCCTCAGAAAATACATCACCGGGGATCAGTGATACCTTCCATGGATAAGCACCCACAACATATGGAGTGCCATGAAGGAGACTTGTATTTCAAAAGCGCCGatccaaaccctaatttattaATAGGAGCAGTTGTGGGAGGGCCTGCTGAGAATGATACATTTCAAGACTCTCGATATAATGTTCCACAATCGGAGCCAACCACATATATCAATGCACCTTTTGTGGGTGTATTGGCTTACTTCAAAGTTTGA
- the LOC103406941 gene encoding endoglucanase 4-like isoform X1, whose product MCGSSLLRLSILAWMLAMATAQVASSHNYADALSKCLLFFEGQRSGKLPPSQRITWRKDSALKDGSDVGMDLVGGYYDAGDNVKFNFPMAFTTTMLSWSVLEFGQSMGSELPFALEAIRWGTDYLLKSTKVPDSVVGVVGDPNSDHTCWERPEDMDTPRTSYVVTKEKPGSEVSAEIAAALAASSMVFKDSDRFYSALLLNRSIQVFEFADRYRGSYNDSIGEGACPFYCDFSGYMDELLWGAAWLYKVTKAPYYWDYVLANIHYLESTVIRKVNGGPYLTGSVTEFGWDSKHSGINILVSQVSFQLTPFSSPFIPKADELVCSILPESPAPKSVTFSPGGLLFKPGGSNLQHSTSLSFLLLVYAGYMKAANKVMNCGNNVIITPDRLVNFTKGQVDYILGSNPLEMSYMVGFGQKFPQKIHHRGSVIPSMDKHPQHMECHEGDLYFKSADPNPNLLIGAVVGGPAENDTFQDSRYNVPQSEPTTYINAPFVGVLAYFKV is encoded by the exons ATGTGTGGCAGTTCCCTTCTAAGGTTGTCAATATTAGCATGGATGTTGGCAATGGCCACAGCACAAGTCGCGTCTTCACATAACTACGCAGATGCATTGTCAaagtgtcttttgttttttgaagGACAAAGGTCGGGAAAGTTACCACCTTCACAACGAATCACTTGGAGGAAAGATTCTGCTCTAAAGGATGGCTCTGATGTTGGt ATGGATCTTGTAGGAGGTTACTATGATGCCGGTGACAATGTGAAGTTCAACTTTCCCATGGCATTCACTACAACAATGTTGTCGTGGAGCGTTCTAGAGTTTGGACAATCAATGGGCTCGGAGCTTCCATTTGCTTTGGAAGCTATAAGATGGGGGACAGATTATTTGCTTAAATCCACAAAGGTACCTGATTCTGTTGTTGGCGTTGTTGGTGACCCCAATAGCGACCACACTTGTTGGGAAAGACCTGAAGACATGGACACCCCTCGAACCTCTTATGTAGTAACTAAAGAAAAGCCAGGCTCAGAGGTTTCAGCTGAGATTGCAGCTGCACTCGCAGCTTCTTCCATGGTGTTTAAAGATTCGGACAGATTCTACTCGGCTTTGCTTCTTAACCGGTCTATTCAG GTGTTTGAATTCGCGGATAGGTATAGGGGGTCTTACAATGACAGTATTGGTGAAGGAGCATGCCCATTTTACTGCGACTTCAGTGGCTACATG GATGAACTGCTCTGGGGAGCTGCGTGGCTATACAAGGTAACCAAGGCACCATATTACTGGGACTATGTCCTAGCTAACATACACTACTTGGAGTCCACTGTAATAAGAAAGGTTAATGGCGGTCCGTACTTAACTGGTTCTGTCACTGAATTTGGATGGGATTCAAAACATTCTGGCATCAACATACTTGTTTCTCAGGTCAGTTTTCAGTTAACACCATTTTCTTC TCCCTTTATTCCCAAGGCGGACGAGTTAGTATGCTCTATATTGCCTGAATCACCTGCTCCAAAATCAGTCACATTTTCACCAG gtGGGCTATTGTTCAAACCTGGAGGAAGTAACCTGCAACATTCAACATCCTTATCATTTCTTCTTTTAGTTTATGCTGGCTACATGAAAGCTGCCAACAAAGTTATGAACTGTGGCAACAATGTTATTATCACTCCAGATAGGCTGGTGAATTTCACCAAAGGACAG GTTGATTATATACTAGGAAGCAACCCATTGGAGATGTCATACATGGTTGGATTTGGGCAAAAGTTCCCTCAGAAAATACATCACCGGGGATCAGTGATACCTTCCATGGATAAGCACCCACAACATATGGAGTGCCATGAAGGAGACTTGTATTTCAAAAGCGCCGatccaaaccctaatttattaATAGGAGCAGTTGTGGGAGGGCCTGCTGAGAATGATACATTTCAAGACTCTCGATATAATGTTCCACAATCGGAGCCAACCACATATATCAATGCACCTTTTGTGGGTGTATTGGCTTACTTCAAAGTTTGA
- the LOC139197677 gene encoding uncharacterized protein encodes MAVRSLIKRLLVYGKGRRQEIEFLDREEHEWQVGTSTSQHKSKEESCREELDRAIQMVECIYNLDGPDDLPESLELVEFLCTELDKPPPEVQDPLEVINLGTEEDPRPIQISGLLGVDDRARIICLLQEFKDCFAWHYTEMPGNINGATPKDEYPMPMVDLSIDAVPKHKVLSFMDGNAGYNQIKMAPEDIHKTAFRCPGHVGAYEYLVMPFGLKNAGATYQRAMNAIFHDLIGQSMEVYIDDIVVKSKTEEQHLEDLKQTLAMMRIHKLKMNPKKCAFGVRAGNFLGFLVHQRGVEVDKNKSRAIMGSPSPTNKVQLQRLLGKINFLRRLFANLAGKIQPLTHLLRLKDKENFEWGPPHQQAFDNIKAYLTSPPVLVPPQRGKPLKLYISTSEKSIGSLLAQNNEGGKEQAVYYLSRILTEVETRYSPVERLCLALYFTANYQGNTNNRAEYEALIIGLEILMDLGAVEVEVFGDSELVINQLNGEFKCRHITMTGYYLAATQLLSFWDSEISVNHVPRGSNLVANEMAQLASGVPIQERKYGVDVEIQRRNLPSILERGFSLDIMVLEAEIEDWRSPIIHHLKDPSSPTSKKNRQQATKYVLWAKNLLRKTPDGLLLKCLGQEESMRVMAEVHEGVCGAHQAGTKMRWLLRRYGYFWPDMEKIASLMPEVVKNVRGTDLSNMCPRCL; translated from the exons CATATATAATCTAGATGGGCCAGACGACTTGCCCGAGAGCCTAGAGCTGGTCGAATTTTTGTGTACAGAACTGGATAAGCCACCACCAGAAGTCCAGGATCCTCTGGAAGTTATTAATTTAGGAACAGAGGAAGATCCAAGACCAATACAGATCAGTGGTTTATTGGGGGTTGATGATCGGGCAAGGATTATTtgtcttttgcaagaattcaaagactgttttgcttggcattataccGAGATGCCAGG aaatattaatggcgctACACCAAAGGATGAGTATCCCATGCCAATGGTCGatttatccatagatgcagtacCAAAGCATAAAGtcctatcttttatggatgggaatgccgggtataatcagataaagatggctccagaagatatacataaaacagcttttaggtgtcccggtcatgtgggggcatatgaatatctggtcatgccattTGGGCTCAAGAACGCTGGTGCAACTTACCAgagggcaatgaatgccatctttcacGATCTGATTGGCCAGAGTATGGAGGTATACATCGATGACATAGTGGTGAAGTCCAAGACAGAAGAACAGCATCTGGAAGATCTCAAACAGACATTAGCAATGATGaggatccacaaattgaaaatgaatccaaagaagtgtgcgtttggagtaagagctggcaacttcttgggattcctggtgcatcaaagaggtgtagaagTGGATAAGAACAAATCTCGGGCAATAATGGGGTCACCTTCACCCACCAACAAGGTGCAACTCCAGAGGTTACTAGGCAAAATTAACTTCTTGAGGAGATTATTTGCTAATTTAGCAGGCAAGATCCAGCCGCTGACTCATTTACTAAGAttaaaagataaagaaaactTCGAATGGGGACCACCACACCAACAGGCCTTTGACAACATCAAGGCctatttgacttctccaccaGTGTTGGTGCCACCCCAGAGGGGAAAACCCTTGAAGCTGTATATTTCTACCTCTGAAAAGTCAATCGGGAGTTTGctagcccaaaataatgaaggCGGGAAAGAGCAAGCagtgtactacctcagtagaattctgaccgaggtagagACAAGGTATTCCCCGGTAGAGAGGTTATGCTTGGCTTTATATTTCACTGCCA ACTACCAAGGAAATACTAataatcgggcagagtatgaggccttaattattggtctggaaatcttgatggatctAGGGGCAGTAGAGGTAGAGGTCTTTGGGGATTCAGAGTTGGTGATAAACCAGTTAAATGGGgagttcaagtgcagacatattACCATGacggggtattacttggcagctaCGCAATTATTGAGTTTCTGGGATTCTGAGATATCGGTCAATCATGTTCCCAGGGGATCCAACTTAGTGGCCAACGAGATGGCACAACTAGCCTCAGGAGTGCCAATACAGGAGAGGAAATATGGGGTAGATGTCGAGATCCAAAGAAGAAACCTTCCTTCCATCTTAGAAAGGGGATTCAGTCTAGATATAATGGTATTAGAGGCCGAAATAGAAGATTGGAGGTCACCTatcattcatcatttgaaggATCCTTCTTCGCCTACAAGCAAGAAGAATAgacagcaagcaaccaagtatgtcttatgggcgaaGAACTTGCTAAGAAAAACTCCAGATGGGCTACTGTTGAAATGCTTGGGCCAAGAAGAATCCATGAGGGtgatggccgaagtacatgaaggagtatgtggagcacatcaggctggaacgaagatgagatggttgcttaggaggtatggttatttctggcccgacatggaaaaGATTGCAAGTCTTATGCCCGAGGTTGTGAAGAATGTCAGAGGCACGGACCTCTCCAACATGTGCCCTCGATGCCTTTAA
- the LOC139197676 gene encoding uncharacterized protein has translation MVINSPEKWHENLGNTLWAYRTSKRAGTGTTPYALTFGQDAVLPVEINVSSVRIQNQFGLHSEEYIEAMCQGIEDLDAARIEALNQIQEGKRVVARAYNKKVKMKSFKEGDLVWKIVLPLGAQLRGFGKWSPTWEGPFIISRILGRGGYYLADLEGNKHKHPINVKFLKKYCPTLWDVRDCYIENDAR, from the coding sequence ATGGTGATTAATAGTCCAGAAAAATGGCATGAAAATCTGGGGAACACTTTGTGGGCGTACAGAACTTCTAAGAGAGCAGGAACAGggacaactccttatgctttaactttcgggcaagatgcagtgctccCTGTGGAAATCAACGTAAGTTCtgtaagaattcaaaatcagtttGGATTGCATAGTGAAGAGTatatcgaagccatgtgtcaagggatTGAGGACTTGGATGCCGCCCgaattgaagctttgaaccagattcaagaaggaaagcgagttgttgcccgagcttataacaaaaaggtGAAGATGAAATCTTTCAAGGAAGGGGATTTAGTATGGAAGATAGTCCTCCCTCTAGGAGCTCAGCTCAGGGGCTTTGGaaaatggagcccgacatgggaaggtcctttcattATTAGTCGCATTTTAGGTAGAGGAGGGTACTACCTGGCGGACCTTGAAGGAAACAAACATAAACATCCCATTAACGTtaaattcttaaagaaatattgtCCTACGTTGTGGGATGTCAGAGATTGTTATATTGAAAATGATGCAAGGTAA
- the LOC103406941 gene encoding endoglucanase 8-like isoform X3, whose protein sequence is MDLVGGYYDAGDNVKFNFPMAFTTTMLSWSVLEFGQSMGSELPFALEAIRWGTDYLLKSTKVPDSVVGVVGDPNSDHTCWERPEDMDTPRTSYVVTKEKPGSEVSAEIAAALAASSMVFKDSDRFYSALLLNRSIQVFEFADRYRGSYNDSIGEGACPFYCDFSGYMDELLWGAAWLYKVTKAPYYWDYVLANIHYLESTVIRKVNGGPYLTGSVTEFGWDSKHSGINILVSQVSFHPFIPKADELVCSILPESPAPKSVTFSPGGLLFKPGGSNLQHSTSLSFLLLVYAGYMKAANKVMNCGNNVIITPDRLVNFTKGQVDYILGSNPLEMSYMVGFGQKFPQKIHHRGSVIPSMDKHPQHMECHEGDLYFKSADPNPNLLIGAVVGGPAENDTFQDSRYNVPQSEPTTYINAPFVGVLAYFKV, encoded by the exons ATGGATCTTGTAGGAGGTTACTATGATGCCGGTGACAATGTGAAGTTCAACTTTCCCATGGCATTCACTACAACAATGTTGTCGTGGAGCGTTCTAGAGTTTGGACAATCAATGGGCTCGGAGCTTCCATTTGCTTTGGAAGCTATAAGATGGGGGACAGATTATTTGCTTAAATCCACAAAGGTACCTGATTCTGTTGTTGGCGTTGTTGGTGACCCCAATAGCGACCACACTTGTTGGGAAAGACCTGAAGACATGGACACCCCTCGAACCTCTTATGTAGTAACTAAAGAAAAGCCAGGCTCAGAGGTTTCAGCTGAGATTGCAGCTGCACTCGCAGCTTCTTCCATGGTGTTTAAAGATTCGGACAGATTCTACTCGGCTTTGCTTCTTAACCGGTCTATTCAG GTGTTTGAATTCGCGGATAGGTATAGGGGGTCTTACAATGACAGTATTGGTGAAGGAGCATGCCCATTTTACTGCGACTTCAGTGGCTACATG GATGAACTGCTCTGGGGAGCTGCGTGGCTATACAAGGTAACCAAGGCACCATATTACTGGGACTATGTCCTAGCTAACATACACTACTTGGAGTCCACTGTAATAAGAAAGGTTAATGGCGGTCCGTACTTAACTGGTTCTGTCACTGAATTTGGATGGGATTCAAAACATTCTGGCATCAACATACTTGTTTCTCAGGTCAGTTTTCA TCCCTTTATTCCCAAGGCGGACGAGTTAGTATGCTCTATATTGCCTGAATCACCTGCTCCAAAATCAGTCACATTTTCACCAG gtGGGCTATTGTTCAAACCTGGAGGAAGTAACCTGCAACATTCAACATCCTTATCATTTCTTCTTTTAGTTTATGCTGGCTACATGAAAGCTGCCAACAAAGTTATGAACTGTGGCAACAATGTTATTATCACTCCAGATAGGCTGGTGAATTTCACCAAAGGACAG GTTGATTATATACTAGGAAGCAACCCATTGGAGATGTCATACATGGTTGGATTTGGGCAAAAGTTCCCTCAGAAAATACATCACCGGGGATCAGTGATACCTTCCATGGATAAGCACCCACAACATATGGAGTGCCATGAAGGAGACTTGTATTTCAAAAGCGCCGatccaaaccctaatttattaATAGGAGCAGTTGTGGGAGGGCCTGCTGAGAATGATACATTTCAAGACTCTCGATATAATGTTCCACAATCGGAGCCAACCACATATATCAATGCACCTTTTGTGGGTGTATTGGCTTACTTCAAAGTTTGA